A region of uncultured Draconibacterium sp. DNA encodes the following proteins:
- a CDS encoding TonB-dependent receptor, translating into MEKTLDWSVYVSDEFQILPNFSIVAGLRYNHFSNIGTPLVYLYAEDQPKDPGTVVDSLQFGKNEASATYGGIEPRLALNYDLDMNTSLKFSYQRTRQNIFQLSNNAVISPAETWKAADYHLKPLISDQVAVGVENNSLLSNVDLSAEVYYKYLQNLIEYKNGAQLIMNDHVETALVPTKGYSYGIELSARKNFGRLTGYASYVYSRTMRKNTSDFDEENLWDGDYYPSIYDKPHDFSLTATYNISRRWRFSGNFVMVSGRPTTLPEIKYKFAGEDLVYYSDRNKYRMPSYHRLDLSITFDQNLRKKRMWKGSWTLSVYNVYGRNNPYSVYYKKSVPGESNNYTRYSLFKLSVIGIPVPSLTYNFRF; encoded by the coding sequence ATGGAGAAAACACTGGATTGGTCGGTGTATGTAAGCGACGAATTCCAGATTTTGCCTAACTTTTCGATAGTGGCCGGTTTACGTTACAATCATTTCAGTAATATTGGTACTCCGCTTGTTTATTTATACGCTGAGGATCAGCCCAAAGATCCGGGAACGGTGGTCGACTCGCTGCAGTTTGGTAAGAACGAGGCTTCGGCAACTTACGGTGGAATTGAGCCAAGACTGGCATTGAACTATGATCTTGATATGAATACCTCGCTGAAGTTCAGTTATCAGCGTACACGACAAAATATTTTTCAACTCAGTAATAATGCCGTAATCTCGCCGGCCGAAACATGGAAAGCTGCCGATTACCATTTAAAACCACTGATTTCCGATCAGGTGGCAGTTGGTGTTGAAAATAACTCTTTGTTATCGAATGTTGATCTTTCAGCCGAAGTGTACTACAAATATCTGCAAAATCTGATTGAGTATAAAAATGGTGCTCAGCTGATTATGAACGATCATGTTGAAACAGCACTTGTGCCTACAAAAGGTTATTCGTACGGAATAGAATTGAGTGCGCGCAAAAATTTTGGCCGTTTAACGGGTTATGCCAGCTACGTGTATTCACGAACAATGCGGAAAAATACCAGCGATTTTGACGAAGAAAATTTGTGGGACGGCGATTATTATCCGTCGATTTACGATAAACCACACGATTTTTCCTTAACAGCAACTTATAATATTAGTCGAAGGTGGCGTTTCTCGGGTAACTTTGTTATGGTTTCTGGAAGACCAACCACCTTACCCGAAATTAAATACAAATTTGCCGGCGAAGACCTGGTTTATTATTCCGATAGAAATAAATACCGCATGCCATCGTATCATCGTTTGGATTTGTCGATCACTTTCGATCAAAACCTACGTAAAAAACGTATGTGGAAAGGTAGTTGGACCTTATCGGTATACAATGTTTACGGCCGCAATAATCCGTATTCGGTGTATTACAAAAAATCGGTGCCGGGCGAAAGCAATAATTACACACGATACTCACTGTTCAAACTGTCGGTAATTGGTATTCCGGTTCCTTCGCTAACGTATAATTTTAGGTTTTAA